The window CTTAGCAACAAGGCCATACCGGTGCTGTGCGGCAGTTCTTTCCGGCAGAAAGGCGTCAAAGTATTACTGGACGCTGTAATTAATTATCTACCCTCGCCGCTCGATACGCCGCCGGTTGTCGGCATTGATCCACGTACACAGGAAGAGGTCAGTTGCCCGGTCAACGATGACGCACCATTCGCTGCCATCGCTTTCAAGGTGGTTTCCGACCCATTTGTCGGCCGCCTGGTTTATTTCCGGGTTTATTCCGGCACTATCAACGCCAGCGCCGGCGTGCTTAACAGCACCCGCGACGGGCGGGAACGCATCGGCCGCTTATTGGTTATGCATGCCAACGCCCGGGAAGAAGTGGATAAAGCCGATACCGGCTCCATTATTGCCAGCCTGGGTCTAAAGAACACCTTTACCGGCGATACCCTGTGCGACCCGAGCCATCCGGTGCTGCTGGAGAATATTCAGTTTCCTGAACCGGTCGTTTCCATTTCAATTGAACCCAAAACACGCGCCGACCAGGACAAGATGGTGGACGCGCTGCAGAAATTAGCCGACGAAGATCCCACTTTTAAGGTTTCTTATAATGAAGAGACCGGCCAGAATATCATCGCCGGCATGGGTGAACTTCACCTGGATGTTCTCGTCAGCCGTATGCTGACCGAATATAAAGTAGCCGCTAAAGTCGGGCAGCCCCGCGTAGCCTACCGTGAAACGATCACCGCACCGGCCGACGCCGAAGGGCGCTTTGTACGGCAGTCCGGCGGCCGCGGTCAGTACGGTCACGTCAAGATCAAAGTGGAACCCTTGCTCGAATCCACAGCCATCGAAGTAACCGACGATATCCGCGGCGGCACCGTACCCAAGAACTTTGTGAACGCAGCCGCCAATGGTATCAAAGACGCGGCCACCACCGGCGCCTACGCTGGTTATCCCATGGTCGGTATCAAGGTGAGTATCTACGACGGCAGTTACCATGATGTTGATTCCAATGAAATGGCCTTCAAGACGGCCGGTTCCATGGCGCTCAAAGCGGCGGTGGCTAAGGCCAAACCGGTGCTGCTGGAACCCATCATGAAAATGGAAGTGGTCACACCGGAAGAGTACATGGGGGATATCATCGGCGACCTCAATTCACGCCGCGGTCATATTTCGTCCATCGAGCCACGCGGCGACACCACGGTCATTCATGCCTTCGTGCCTTTGGCCGAGACCTTCGGCTACGCCACGACCATTCGCAGCATCTCCAAGGGGCGCGCCACCTCTTCCATGGAGTTCCACAAGTACCAGGAACTGCCCGCTAATATCGCCAAGACGGTCATGGAGACCGAGGCAGTGACGAAATAGGGGATAAGTAGAAAAAACATGGGCAAACAAAAAATCCGCATCAAGCTCAAGGGATTCGATCACAAAGTGCTCGACCAATCCGCCGTGCAGATCGTCGAAGCGCTGGAACGCACCGGCGCGATCATTTCCGGCCCGGTACCGCTGCCGACCCATATCAAAAAGTACAGCGTAATCCGGTCGTCATTCATTGACAAGGATTCCCAGGAACAGTTCGAGATACGCACCCACAAACGCCTGATCGACATAGTGGAAACGACATCCAAGACCATCGACGCCCTCACCAGCCTCAATATGCCGGCCGGTGTCGATATCGATATTAAGCTTTAGGAAGACGCGAGATGATTAACGGCATTATCGGCAAGAAGCTGGGCATGACCCAGGTTTATACCGCCGGTGGCAAGATGGAACCGGTAACGGTTCTACAGGTCGGGCCCTGCACCGTAGTGCAGGTCAAAACGGCCGAGCATGACGGCTATACCGCCGCGCAACTCGGTTTTGGCCAGGCTAAGAAGCTGCCAAAAGCGGAAAAAGGTCACCTTAAGGATCTTGGTGATTTCAGGCACCTGCGCGA is drawn from Dehalogenimonas sp. THU2 and contains these coding sequences:
- the rpsJ gene encoding 30S ribosomal protein S10, with translation MGKQKIRIKLKGFDHKVLDQSAVQIVEALERTGAIISGPVPLPTHIKKYSVIRSSFIDKDSQEQFEIRTHKRLIDIVETTSKTIDALTSLNMPAGVDIDIKL
- the fusA gene encoding elongation factor G: MSQDRTFQLDKIRNIGIIAHIDAGKTTTTERVLYYTGRTYKIGNVDDGNTVMDWMQQERERGITITSAATACHWRDYRINIIDTPGHVDFTAEVERSLRVLDGGVVVFDGVAGVEAQSETVWRQANRYGVPRICFINKMDRTGADFWRCLKMIEDRLKAHHIAVAIPIGSGECFGGIIDLIKGTAYSQDGDQTTPESVEIPIPDTEKERYEAARHSMIEKLAEADDEIMCAYLDGQVLTADQIIKALRRVTLSNKAIPVLCGSSFRQKGVKVLLDAVINYLPSPLDTPPVVGIDPRTQEEVSCPVNDDAPFAAIAFKVVSDPFVGRLVYFRVYSGTINASAGVLNSTRDGRERIGRLLVMHANAREEVDKADTGSIIASLGLKNTFTGDTLCDPSHPVLLENIQFPEPVVSISIEPKTRADQDKMVDALQKLADEDPTFKVSYNEETGQNIIAGMGELHLDVLVSRMLTEYKVAAKVGQPRVAYRETITAPADAEGRFVRQSGGRGQYGHVKIKVEPLLESTAIEVTDDIRGGTVPKNFVNAAANGIKDAATTGAYAGYPMVGIKVSIYDGSYHDVDSNEMAFKTAGSMALKAAVAKAKPVLLEPIMKMEVVTPEEYMGDIIGDLNSRRGHISSIEPRGDTTVIHAFVPLAETFGYATTIRSISKGRATSSMEFHKYQELPANIAKTVMETEAVTK